One Solea senegalensis isolate Sse05_10M linkage group LG3, IFAPA_SoseM_1, whole genome shotgun sequence genomic window carries:
- the LOC122766263 gene encoding prickle-like protein 1 isoform X3 encodes MNLERSERGECPSPRGQDMEARPGGMMGKVSVGFQRSSTSDDDSGCALEEYAWVPPGLRPEQVQMYFACLPEDRVPYVNSPGEKHRIRQLLYQLPPHDNEVRYCHTLTEEEKRELHMFSAQRKREALGRGTPKILPRALQHTRCENCVGGINGGEMAIFASRAGPSPCWHPACFVCTTCQELLVDLIYFHHNGKVHCGRHHAELVKPRCSSCDEIIFADECTEAEGRHWHMKHFACFECEIMLGGQRYIMKDGRPYCCGCFESLYAEYCEACGENIGVDHAQMTYEGVHWHATDQCFCCAQCKTSLLGCPFLPKQGHIYCSKACSQGEDIHASDSSDSAFQSARSRESRRSVRMGKSSRPAEQWRQSQLFNPPPTAPAFDYKFGNGGSERDGDGDVDIVGRKLAHLGIEERFWREREEQDACGDEDPEEWAQHEDYMTQLLLKFGDRGMLHQLPQPSLKSPSPSSDRNGLISVSDPWLKPDTTSIGVTASSPTPASPTQSQTSNQSRGNSHSPGLMSKKHLPEMYWAQSQDGLGDSAYGSHPGPASARKIQELELDQDQSGTGGQAFWPDTRQWYEDSLECIADELRKAEQGVGDSMDSLALSNITGASVDGDGRDRPLVYTLAMQDPSVVDDSEKMSNMGTFNSSHCHHSTNSLNLNMEKGDENEMAMAIRGGMPGGLISLPPHSEGLLTSFAHAPALKRSKSQSRPPQVVKFSDDTVDNGYNDGFDVSIRKPPMSERPQRRAYCPDDRGGQERSRPSSHHGRSRRHQQKQGRHHRSRKTRSDNNLHMVPLDKAQRPYEHQQQGLVNPQRGPMLLQHPPQRLPQTISQTRSDYMLQGATQRDPQVEHFMGLCKEDDDWCSTCSSSSSDSEEEGYFLGQPIPQPRPAGRYYADDFPTRVTALPPHYHGSKTGRRRGHRSKNCIIS; translated from the exons ATGAATCTAGAGCGCAGCGAAAGAGGGGAGTGTCCTTCTCCTCGAGGCCAGGACATGGAAGCCCGACCTGGGGGGATGATGGGGAAGGTATCAGTTGGCTTCCAGAGGAGCTCCACCTCAGATGACGACTCCGGGTGTGCACTAGAGGAGTATGCCTGGGTGCCACCGGGACTCAGACCTGAGCAG GTCCAGATGTACTTTGCCTGTCTGCCAGAGGACAGGGTGCCGTACGTCAACAGTCCCGGCGAGAAGCACAGGATTCGACAGCTTCTCTACCAGCTGCCGCCACATGACAACGAG gtgCGTTATTGCCACACtctgacagaggaggaaaagcgGGAGCTTCACATGTTCAGTGcccagaggaagagggaggcaCTGGGAAGAGGAACACCCAAGATCCTGCCTCGAGCTCTCCAACACACCCGCTGTGAAAAT TGTGTCGGAGGCATCAATGGAGGGGAGATGGCGATTTTTGCCTCCAGAGCAGGGCCAAGCCCCTGTTGGCACCCAGCGTGCTTTGTGTGCACCACCTGTCAAGAACTACTGGTGGACCTGATCTATTTCCACCACAATGGCAAAGTCCACTGCGGAAGGCACCACGCTGAACTTGTCAAACCGCGCTGCTCTTCCTGTGACGAG ATCATCTTTGCAGACGAGTGCACAGAAGCCGAGGGTCGTCACTGGCACATGAAGCACTTTGCCTGCTTCGAGTGTGAAATAATGCTCGGTGGTCAGCGCTACATCATGAAAGACGGCCGACCATATTGCTGTGGCTGCTTCGAGTCGCTATACGCAGAGTACTGTGAGGCCTGTGGCGAAAACATTG GTGTCGATCATGCCCAGATGACCTATGAAGGTGTGCATTGGCATGCCACAGACCAGTGCTTCTGTTGTGCCCAATGCAAGACCTCCTTGCTGGGTTGTCCGTTCCTTCCAAAGCAGGGTCACATCTACTGCTCAAAGGCCTGCAGCCAGGGAGAGGACATCCATGCCTCCGACTCGTCGGATTCGGCCTTCCAGTCAGCGCGCTCGCGTGAATCGCGGCGCAGCGTCCGTATGGGGAAGAGCAGCAGGCCTGCCGAACAGTGGAGACAATCGCAGCTGTTTAATCCCCCTCCGACCGCGCCAGCGTTTGACTACAAGTTCGGGAACGGCGGCAGTGAGAGAGACGGTGACGGCGATGTTGATATCGTAGGACGTAAGCTGGCTCATCTTGGCATAGAGGAGAGGTTCTGGAGGGAGCGGGAGGAGCAGGACGCCTGTGGAGATGAGGACCCGGAGGAGTGGGCCCAGCATGAGGACTACATGACTCAGCTCCTGCTCAAGTTTGGCGACCGTGGGATGTTACATCAACTACCGCAGCCATCTCTGAAATCCCCCAGCCCCAGCAGTGATCGAAATGGTCTCATTAGCGTCTCTGATCCCTGGCTAAAGCCCGATACCACATCCATTGGGGTTACTGCCTCCTCTCCCACTCCTGCCAGTCCCACTCAGAGCCAGACTTCCAATCAATCCAGAGGAAACAGCCATAGTCCTGGACTGATGAGTAAGAAGCACCTGCCTGAAATGTACTGGGCCCAGTCCCAGGATGGGTTGGGAGACTCTGCCTATGGGAGTCATCCAGGTCCCGCAAGTGCCAGAAAGATCCAAGAGCTGGAGCTGGATCAGGACCAATCTGGCACTGGAGGACAGGCCTTCTGGCCAGACACCAGGCAGTGGTATGAAGACTCCCTTGAGTGTATCGCCGATGAGCTTAGAAAGGCAGAGCAAGGTGTTGGAGACTCAATGGACTCCCTAGCACTCTCAAATATCACCG GTGCATCAGTGGATGGAGATGGCCGGGACAGACCCTTAGTCTACACCCTTGCGATGCAGGATCCTTCTGTGGTAGATGACTCTGAGAAGATGAGCAACATGGGGACATTTAATTCATCTCACTGTCACCACAGCACTAACTCTTTGAACCTTAATATGGAGAAGGGAGACGAAAATGAGATGGCAATGGCAATAAGGGGAGGCATGCCAGGGGGTCTTATCTCATTGCCCCCACATTCTGAAGGTCTCCTGACCTCCTTTGCCCACGCGCCAGCTCTGAAGAGAAGCAAGTCCCAATCCAGGCCTCCTCAGGTGGTCAAGTTCTCAGACGACACTGTGGACAATGGATATAATGATGGGTTTGACGTCAGTATTAGAAAGCCTCCCATGAGCGAGCGGCCACAGCGGAGGGCGTACTGTCCGGACGACAGGGGGGGCCAAGAGAGAAGCCGCCCGTCGAGCCACCATGGGCGCAGCAGGCGGCACCAACAGAAGCAGGGGCGACACCACAGAAGTCGCAAAACCCGCTCAGACAACAACCTTCACATGGTTCCTCTGGACAAAGCGCAGAGGCCATATGAGCACCAGCAGCAGGGTCTGGTAAACCCTCAACGCGGTCCAATGCTCTTACAGCATCCCCCGCAAAGACTGCCCCAGACCATCTCCCAAACTCGATCTGACTATATGCTTCAGGGTGCAACACAAAGAGACCCTCAGGTGGAGCATTTCATGGGTCTCTGTAAAGAAGACGACGACTGGTGCTCTACTTGCTCCTCGTCATCGTCGGACTCAGAGGAGGAGGGCTATTTCTTAGGACAGCCAATCCCTCAGCCTCGACCGGCCGGCCGATACTACGCTGACGATTTCCCGACAAGAGTCACAGCCCTTCCTCCCCACTATCACGGCTCAAAGACTGGTCGCAGACGGGGCCACCGCTCCAAAAACTGCATCATCTCCTAA
- the LOC122766263 gene encoding prickle-like protein 1 isoform X2: protein MAPSNLMPPGGRKLPVAAINTRPCVMNLERSERGECPSPRGQDMEARPGGMMGKVSVGFQRSSTSDDDSGCALEEYAWVPPGLRPEQVQMYFACLPEDRVPYVNSPGEKHRIRQLLYQLPPHDNEVRYCHTLTEEEKRELHMFSAQRKREALGRGTPKILPRALQHTRCENCVGGINGGEMAIFASRAGPSPCWHPACFVCTTCQELLVDLIYFHHNGKVHCGRHHAELVKPRCSSCDEIIFADECTEAEGRHWHMKHFACFECEIMLGGQRYIMKDGRPYCCGCFESLYAEYCEACGENIGVDHAQMTYEGVHWHATDQCFCCAQCKTSLLGCPFLPKQGHIYCSKACSQGEDIHASDSSDSAFQSARSRESRRSVRMGKSSRPAEQWRQSQLFNPPPTAPAFDYKFGNGGSERDGDGDVDIVGRKLAHLGIEERFWREREEQDACGDEDPEEWAQHEDYMTQLLLKFGDRGMLHQLPQPSLKSPSPSSDRNGLISVSDPWLKPDTTSIGVTASSPTPASPTQSQTSNQSRGNSHSPGLMSKKHLPEMYWAQSQDGLGDSAYGSHPGPASARKIQELELDQDQSGTGGQAFWPDTRQWYEDSLECIADELRKAEQGVGDSMDSLALSNITGASVDGDGRDRPLVYTLAMQDPSVVDDSEKMSNMGTFNSSHCHHSTNSLNLNMEKGDENEMAMAIRGGMPGGLISLPPHSEGLLTSFAHAPALKRSKSQSRPPQVVKFSDDTVDNGYNDGFDVSIRKPPMSERPQRRAYCPDDRGGQERSRPSSHHGRSRRHQQKQGRHHRSRKTRSDNNLHMVPLDKAQRPYEHQQQGLVNPQRGPMLLQHPPQRLPQTISQTRSDYMLQGATQRDPQVEHFMGLCKEDDDWCSTCSSSSSDSEEEGYFLGQPIPQPRPAGRYYADDFPTRVTALPPHYHGSKTGRRRGHRSKNCIIS, encoded by the exons CGCCCGTGTGTGATGAATCTAGAGCGCAGCGAAAGAGGGGAGTGTCCTTCTCCTCGAGGCCAGGACATGGAAGCCCGACCTGGGGGGATGATGGGGAAGGTATCAGTTGGCTTCCAGAGGAGCTCCACCTCAGATGACGACTCCGGGTGTGCACTAGAGGAGTATGCCTGGGTGCCACCGGGACTCAGACCTGAGCAG GTCCAGATGTACTTTGCCTGTCTGCCAGAGGACAGGGTGCCGTACGTCAACAGTCCCGGCGAGAAGCACAGGATTCGACAGCTTCTCTACCAGCTGCCGCCACATGACAACGAG gtgCGTTATTGCCACACtctgacagaggaggaaaagcgGGAGCTTCACATGTTCAGTGcccagaggaagagggaggcaCTGGGAAGAGGAACACCCAAGATCCTGCCTCGAGCTCTCCAACACACCCGCTGTGAAAAT TGTGTCGGAGGCATCAATGGAGGGGAGATGGCGATTTTTGCCTCCAGAGCAGGGCCAAGCCCCTGTTGGCACCCAGCGTGCTTTGTGTGCACCACCTGTCAAGAACTACTGGTGGACCTGATCTATTTCCACCACAATGGCAAAGTCCACTGCGGAAGGCACCACGCTGAACTTGTCAAACCGCGCTGCTCTTCCTGTGACGAG ATCATCTTTGCAGACGAGTGCACAGAAGCCGAGGGTCGTCACTGGCACATGAAGCACTTTGCCTGCTTCGAGTGTGAAATAATGCTCGGTGGTCAGCGCTACATCATGAAAGACGGCCGACCATATTGCTGTGGCTGCTTCGAGTCGCTATACGCAGAGTACTGTGAGGCCTGTGGCGAAAACATTG GTGTCGATCATGCCCAGATGACCTATGAAGGTGTGCATTGGCATGCCACAGACCAGTGCTTCTGTTGTGCCCAATGCAAGACCTCCTTGCTGGGTTGTCCGTTCCTTCCAAAGCAGGGTCACATCTACTGCTCAAAGGCCTGCAGCCAGGGAGAGGACATCCATGCCTCCGACTCGTCGGATTCGGCCTTCCAGTCAGCGCGCTCGCGTGAATCGCGGCGCAGCGTCCGTATGGGGAAGAGCAGCAGGCCTGCCGAACAGTGGAGACAATCGCAGCTGTTTAATCCCCCTCCGACCGCGCCAGCGTTTGACTACAAGTTCGGGAACGGCGGCAGTGAGAGAGACGGTGACGGCGATGTTGATATCGTAGGACGTAAGCTGGCTCATCTTGGCATAGAGGAGAGGTTCTGGAGGGAGCGGGAGGAGCAGGACGCCTGTGGAGATGAGGACCCGGAGGAGTGGGCCCAGCATGAGGACTACATGACTCAGCTCCTGCTCAAGTTTGGCGACCGTGGGATGTTACATCAACTACCGCAGCCATCTCTGAAATCCCCCAGCCCCAGCAGTGATCGAAATGGTCTCATTAGCGTCTCTGATCCCTGGCTAAAGCCCGATACCACATCCATTGGGGTTACTGCCTCCTCTCCCACTCCTGCCAGTCCCACTCAGAGCCAGACTTCCAATCAATCCAGAGGAAACAGCCATAGTCCTGGACTGATGAGTAAGAAGCACCTGCCTGAAATGTACTGGGCCCAGTCCCAGGATGGGTTGGGAGACTCTGCCTATGGGAGTCATCCAGGTCCCGCAAGTGCCAGAAAGATCCAAGAGCTGGAGCTGGATCAGGACCAATCTGGCACTGGAGGACAGGCCTTCTGGCCAGACACCAGGCAGTGGTATGAAGACTCCCTTGAGTGTATCGCCGATGAGCTTAGAAAGGCAGAGCAAGGTGTTGGAGACTCAATGGACTCCCTAGCACTCTCAAATATCACCG GTGCATCAGTGGATGGAGATGGCCGGGACAGACCCTTAGTCTACACCCTTGCGATGCAGGATCCTTCTGTGGTAGATGACTCTGAGAAGATGAGCAACATGGGGACATTTAATTCATCTCACTGTCACCACAGCACTAACTCTTTGAACCTTAATATGGAGAAGGGAGACGAAAATGAGATGGCAATGGCAATAAGGGGAGGCATGCCAGGGGGTCTTATCTCATTGCCCCCACATTCTGAAGGTCTCCTGACCTCCTTTGCCCACGCGCCAGCTCTGAAGAGAAGCAAGTCCCAATCCAGGCCTCCTCAGGTGGTCAAGTTCTCAGACGACACTGTGGACAATGGATATAATGATGGGTTTGACGTCAGTATTAGAAAGCCTCCCATGAGCGAGCGGCCACAGCGGAGGGCGTACTGTCCGGACGACAGGGGGGGCCAAGAGAGAAGCCGCCCGTCGAGCCACCATGGGCGCAGCAGGCGGCACCAACAGAAGCAGGGGCGACACCACAGAAGTCGCAAAACCCGCTCAGACAACAACCTTCACATGGTTCCTCTGGACAAAGCGCAGAGGCCATATGAGCACCAGCAGCAGGGTCTGGTAAACCCTCAACGCGGTCCAATGCTCTTACAGCATCCCCCGCAAAGACTGCCCCAGACCATCTCCCAAACTCGATCTGACTATATGCTTCAGGGTGCAACACAAAGAGACCCTCAGGTGGAGCATTTCATGGGTCTCTGTAAAGAAGACGACGACTGGTGCTCTACTTGCTCCTCGTCATCGTCGGACTCAGAGGAGGAGGGCTATTTCTTAGGACAGCCAATCCCTCAGCCTCGACCGGCCGGCCGATACTACGCTGACGATTTCCCGACAAGAGTCACAGCCCTTCCTCCCCACTATCACGGCTCAAAGACTGGTCGCAGACGGGGCCACCGCTCCAAAAACTGCATCATCTCCTAA
- the LOC122766263 gene encoding prickle-like protein 1 isoform X1, translating to MLQTCNRGGCGRVDESWCGGRKMEMLFLERPCVMNLERSERGECPSPRGQDMEARPGGMMGKVSVGFQRSSTSDDDSGCALEEYAWVPPGLRPEQVQMYFACLPEDRVPYVNSPGEKHRIRQLLYQLPPHDNEVRYCHTLTEEEKRELHMFSAQRKREALGRGTPKILPRALQHTRCENCVGGINGGEMAIFASRAGPSPCWHPACFVCTTCQELLVDLIYFHHNGKVHCGRHHAELVKPRCSSCDEIIFADECTEAEGRHWHMKHFACFECEIMLGGQRYIMKDGRPYCCGCFESLYAEYCEACGENIGVDHAQMTYEGVHWHATDQCFCCAQCKTSLLGCPFLPKQGHIYCSKACSQGEDIHASDSSDSAFQSARSRESRRSVRMGKSSRPAEQWRQSQLFNPPPTAPAFDYKFGNGGSERDGDGDVDIVGRKLAHLGIEERFWREREEQDACGDEDPEEWAQHEDYMTQLLLKFGDRGMLHQLPQPSLKSPSPSSDRNGLISVSDPWLKPDTTSIGVTASSPTPASPTQSQTSNQSRGNSHSPGLMSKKHLPEMYWAQSQDGLGDSAYGSHPGPASARKIQELELDQDQSGTGGQAFWPDTRQWYEDSLECIADELRKAEQGVGDSMDSLALSNITGASVDGDGRDRPLVYTLAMQDPSVVDDSEKMSNMGTFNSSHCHHSTNSLNLNMEKGDENEMAMAIRGGMPGGLISLPPHSEGLLTSFAHAPALKRSKSQSRPPQVVKFSDDTVDNGYNDGFDVSIRKPPMSERPQRRAYCPDDRGGQERSRPSSHHGRSRRHQQKQGRHHRSRKTRSDNNLHMVPLDKAQRPYEHQQQGLVNPQRGPMLLQHPPQRLPQTISQTRSDYMLQGATQRDPQVEHFMGLCKEDDDWCSTCSSSSSDSEEEGYFLGQPIPQPRPAGRYYADDFPTRVTALPPHYHGSKTGRRRGHRSKNCIIS from the exons ATGCTGCAGACATGTAACCGAGGAGGCTGTGGAAGGGTGGATGAGAGTTGGTGTGGTGGCCGGAAAATGGAGATGCTTTTCCTAGAG CGCCCGTGTGTGATGAATCTAGAGCGCAGCGAAAGAGGGGAGTGTCCTTCTCCTCGAGGCCAGGACATGGAAGCCCGACCTGGGGGGATGATGGGGAAGGTATCAGTTGGCTTCCAGAGGAGCTCCACCTCAGATGACGACTCCGGGTGTGCACTAGAGGAGTATGCCTGGGTGCCACCGGGACTCAGACCTGAGCAG GTCCAGATGTACTTTGCCTGTCTGCCAGAGGACAGGGTGCCGTACGTCAACAGTCCCGGCGAGAAGCACAGGATTCGACAGCTTCTCTACCAGCTGCCGCCACATGACAACGAG gtgCGTTATTGCCACACtctgacagaggaggaaaagcgGGAGCTTCACATGTTCAGTGcccagaggaagagggaggcaCTGGGAAGAGGAACACCCAAGATCCTGCCTCGAGCTCTCCAACACACCCGCTGTGAAAAT TGTGTCGGAGGCATCAATGGAGGGGAGATGGCGATTTTTGCCTCCAGAGCAGGGCCAAGCCCCTGTTGGCACCCAGCGTGCTTTGTGTGCACCACCTGTCAAGAACTACTGGTGGACCTGATCTATTTCCACCACAATGGCAAAGTCCACTGCGGAAGGCACCACGCTGAACTTGTCAAACCGCGCTGCTCTTCCTGTGACGAG ATCATCTTTGCAGACGAGTGCACAGAAGCCGAGGGTCGTCACTGGCACATGAAGCACTTTGCCTGCTTCGAGTGTGAAATAATGCTCGGTGGTCAGCGCTACATCATGAAAGACGGCCGACCATATTGCTGTGGCTGCTTCGAGTCGCTATACGCAGAGTACTGTGAGGCCTGTGGCGAAAACATTG GTGTCGATCATGCCCAGATGACCTATGAAGGTGTGCATTGGCATGCCACAGACCAGTGCTTCTGTTGTGCCCAATGCAAGACCTCCTTGCTGGGTTGTCCGTTCCTTCCAAAGCAGGGTCACATCTACTGCTCAAAGGCCTGCAGCCAGGGAGAGGACATCCATGCCTCCGACTCGTCGGATTCGGCCTTCCAGTCAGCGCGCTCGCGTGAATCGCGGCGCAGCGTCCGTATGGGGAAGAGCAGCAGGCCTGCCGAACAGTGGAGACAATCGCAGCTGTTTAATCCCCCTCCGACCGCGCCAGCGTTTGACTACAAGTTCGGGAACGGCGGCAGTGAGAGAGACGGTGACGGCGATGTTGATATCGTAGGACGTAAGCTGGCTCATCTTGGCATAGAGGAGAGGTTCTGGAGGGAGCGGGAGGAGCAGGACGCCTGTGGAGATGAGGACCCGGAGGAGTGGGCCCAGCATGAGGACTACATGACTCAGCTCCTGCTCAAGTTTGGCGACCGTGGGATGTTACATCAACTACCGCAGCCATCTCTGAAATCCCCCAGCCCCAGCAGTGATCGAAATGGTCTCATTAGCGTCTCTGATCCCTGGCTAAAGCCCGATACCACATCCATTGGGGTTACTGCCTCCTCTCCCACTCCTGCCAGTCCCACTCAGAGCCAGACTTCCAATCAATCCAGAGGAAACAGCCATAGTCCTGGACTGATGAGTAAGAAGCACCTGCCTGAAATGTACTGGGCCCAGTCCCAGGATGGGTTGGGAGACTCTGCCTATGGGAGTCATCCAGGTCCCGCAAGTGCCAGAAAGATCCAAGAGCTGGAGCTGGATCAGGACCAATCTGGCACTGGAGGACAGGCCTTCTGGCCAGACACCAGGCAGTGGTATGAAGACTCCCTTGAGTGTATCGCCGATGAGCTTAGAAAGGCAGAGCAAGGTGTTGGAGACTCAATGGACTCCCTAGCACTCTCAAATATCACCG GTGCATCAGTGGATGGAGATGGCCGGGACAGACCCTTAGTCTACACCCTTGCGATGCAGGATCCTTCTGTGGTAGATGACTCTGAGAAGATGAGCAACATGGGGACATTTAATTCATCTCACTGTCACCACAGCACTAACTCTTTGAACCTTAATATGGAGAAGGGAGACGAAAATGAGATGGCAATGGCAATAAGGGGAGGCATGCCAGGGGGTCTTATCTCATTGCCCCCACATTCTGAAGGTCTCCTGACCTCCTTTGCCCACGCGCCAGCTCTGAAGAGAAGCAAGTCCCAATCCAGGCCTCCTCAGGTGGTCAAGTTCTCAGACGACACTGTGGACAATGGATATAATGATGGGTTTGACGTCAGTATTAGAAAGCCTCCCATGAGCGAGCGGCCACAGCGGAGGGCGTACTGTCCGGACGACAGGGGGGGCCAAGAGAGAAGCCGCCCGTCGAGCCACCATGGGCGCAGCAGGCGGCACCAACAGAAGCAGGGGCGACACCACAGAAGTCGCAAAACCCGCTCAGACAACAACCTTCACATGGTTCCTCTGGACAAAGCGCAGAGGCCATATGAGCACCAGCAGCAGGGTCTGGTAAACCCTCAACGCGGTCCAATGCTCTTACAGCATCCCCCGCAAAGACTGCCCCAGACCATCTCCCAAACTCGATCTGACTATATGCTTCAGGGTGCAACACAAAGAGACCCTCAGGTGGAGCATTTCATGGGTCTCTGTAAAGAAGACGACGACTGGTGCTCTACTTGCTCCTCGTCATCGTCGGACTCAGAGGAGGAGGGCTATTTCTTAGGACAGCCAATCCCTCAGCCTCGACCGGCCGGCCGATACTACGCTGACGATTTCCCGACAAGAGTCACAGCCCTTCCTCCCCACTATCACGGCTCAAAGACTGGTCGCAGACGGGGCCACCGCTCCAAAAACTGCATCATCTCCTAA